ACGACCCATCCCATTGCCTGCCTGTAAATGCCCTCGCCGTAAAAACCGCCGCGCGATTTTCCATAGTAGAGGATGGCGCCGATCAAGCCGCAGATGCAGGCCGAAGCGCCGATGGTAAAGGGAACACCGGCCAGGAAAGATAAAAGAAAGCCCGTAACGCCGGTCACGGTGTAAATGATGACGAAACGGTTCAGACCGTACTCCTGGACCACAAAGGGCCCTAATTGCACGAGGGCGATCATGTTGAAAAAGATATGCATCAAGCTGCCGTGCAGAAAGGAGGCCGAAATGAGAGTCCACCAGCGCCCGAAGCCGGCAATGGGAATCGTTCCCGTTCCCCCGAGGATAAAAAGTCCTTCCTGGGAAGGGGAGAGCAGCGTAAAGGGATTGGCCGACAAGCCGATGTTGGCGGCGCTGAGGAGCAGGGACAGGATAAAGAACCCCGCATTCAGATAGATAATGATCTTGGTGATGTCTATGGAAAGATTGTTAAGGCCGCCATAAAGGATATTGCGGGCGCCGGGCTTGGACAGACCGCAATAGGGGCAGGCCGGCTCATCGGCGCTGATGAGCTTGCGGCAGTTGGGGCAAAGCAGGGAGGTGCGTTCTCGGGAAGCCATAATCATCCTTGCTGCGTTAAAAAAACCTCATAATCACGGGGATCGCGACGAAGGTGCCGATGGAAGTCGTCAGGTTGACAACTGCGACCAACAGCAGGATGCGCGTAATTTTGTTGCTGAAAAAGCCGCGGATGCTCGTGATGTCCTCGGCCAGAGCGAGAAAGTCAGCCACCTTGGGCTTCCTGATCGTGGCCTCCGTAATCCCCGCCACCCATCCGGCCGCGATCAGCGGATGGAGCGTGGTAAAGGGAGCGGCAAAGGCCGATGCCATAATCGTCAGCGGATGGGCCAGCAAAATAAGCGCGCCCAAGCCGGAGAAGGCGGCTGTCACTGCGGACCAGCCCATGATCATATTCATGCTCGCGCGGATGCCGGACAAAAATAAACCGGCCACAAACAAACCGATAATAAAAAGGGGAACAAACCAGACGATGATCCCTCCCCAGATGCTGGCGGGCGGTATCGTCAGCAGCGGTATGATATTGATATCTTTACCGATATTCTCTATGACGCCTTTGACATGCCCGGCGCCGATGACGGCGACGATTTTAGGCCCCGGCGCCTGACCGATGGCATAAGCCAGGTATTGGTCCCGTTCGTCAATCAGGATGGTCTTGATGGACGGCAGCTTGTCGGCCAGGGCGCGCATGGCAAGCTCCAGGGTGTCATGCTGTTTCATCTGTTCCACTTGCTCTGCCGTGATATCTTCCGTGATGAACAGGGAAAGCAGCATTTCCGGCAACAGTTTAACCTTGCTGATAAAGCCCATGCTCCTCCAAGTGCGCAGGAGGGAAATCCTGATATCCCGATCCACAGGCACGATTTCCGCATGGTATTTTTTGGCCGTGACAATGGCCCGCAACATATCCTCGCCGGGATTGACGAGGAACTTTTTGGCCATCTTTTTCTGGATGGATGCCAGCAAGAGCTGGAAGAGCAGTAAGGAGGCGCGTTTTTCGCGAATCACCCGGACGATGTCCATCTCCTGCCATTTATCTTTTTGCTGCAGGGCCTCCAATCGGGCCGGGCAGAGTTCCACGCAGACGGTATCGGGATTCTCCCGCGCGATGATCCGCTCTACCAGGTCGGCGCTTTCTTTAGATATATGAGCCGTGCCTACCAAAATGATCTCTTTGCCGTTATGGATCAGGCGCTGTGCATGCTGCTCGTCTTTTGACCCGACGACTGAGGATAGGCCGCTGGACAAACCGCCCGAAGACGAATCCGAAGCAGATATGCCCTTGCCATCCTGTAACGTTTCGTTATGAGTCATTATTTCCCTTTGTCGCTTTTCTCACAAGCAGCCCGGTTAGTTAACAGCATTCACGTCGCTTGTAAAGGGAAATGCTAAATGCTAAAAGGGCAACAAACTTTGTCATTTCGAGGAGCAGGCGCGACGAGAAATCTTTACTATTTTATGTGAAAATCCCCCCCATCCCCCCCTTTACCAAAGGGGGGTTAAGGGGGGATTTTCATGTTTCGTTGTGCACGCGCTGGGCATGGGAGTTAAACGGAAATGCAGGCAGGCGAGGTTATAAATATCCGGATCGAGGATGTCGCCTTCGGCGGATCGGGGGTCGGGCGTGTGCAGGGGATGGCCGTTTTTGTTCCCTTTACCGTGACGCACGACGAAGTAACAGTGGAGATCACGTCTGTCCGGAAAAAATTCGCCTTGGCGGAAGTCAGGCGGATATTGCAACCATCGGAATATCGTGTTGCACCGGCGTGCCGGTATTTCGGCCGGTGCGGCGGTTGCCAGTTCCAGCATATCGCCTGTGAGCAGCAGTTGGCCATCAAGGAAAAACAGGTGCGGGACATATTTGCCAGATTGGGCAAATTCCCGTCGCCACCAGTTTTGGGGATCATCCCTTCTCCGGGCCGGCTCCATTACCGGGGCAAGGCGGATTACCATGTCCGGACGGGCAAGGACGGCCGGCTTTTGAGTCTCGGCTTCATGCAGGGCGCGTCAGACTCGGTGCTGGATATAGAAAGGTGCGAGATCGTGGCGGAAAGCATCAATCAGTCCTGCCAGACCTTCCGTGCCGCCCTGCTTGCGGAAGGCGGGAAATACCGGCGCGACCGACAGACTATCTGGTCTTCCGGTGAGGAAGGAAAAATCATTGCCGTCCCGGATGATGATGCCATGCCGCCGCTTATTACCAGGATTGTCCGGGGCAAGCGCCTCGTCGTTCCTTACGGCGGTTTTTTCCAGATCAATACCAGCCTTTTGGACGTATTGGTGGAACAGGTATTGAAACTGGCCGACTTGACGGGCAGGGAGACGGTTCTGGACGCGTATTGCGGGGTAGGGCTCTTTTCTCTTTTCCTGGCCCCCTCGGCCAAAAACATCACGGGCATCGAAATCGTCGGCCCGGCGATCCAATGTGCCCGCGAAAATCTTCAGGAAGCGGGTTGCGGCAATGCCTTGTTTTTACGGGGTGATGTGGGCGAGGTAATGAAGCAGAAGTTCACTAAACGAGGTCGGCAAGCCGATGTCGTCATCCTGGATCCGCCCCGGAGCGGCTGCGACCGTCAAGTCCTGGACGCCGTCCGGAAAACGGCGGCAAAAAAAGTTATCTACATCTCCTGCAACCCCACGACTCAAGCCAGAGATCTGCGTTATCTCGTGGAAGCCGGGTTCTCTCTGGAATGCCTGCAACCGCTGGATATGTTCCCGCAAACCGGCCATATCGAAGTCATCGGACTGCTCACGGCCCGATGAAATTTTCATAATGGCGCCGCGTCACAAAGGATAATGAAAATCTCCCCTAACCCCTCTTTGCCAAAGAGGGGAAGCATAAAGTTCCACTTTATAAAAGGGGGAAACAATAAACTCCCCCTTTAGCAAAGGGGGATTGAGGGGGATTTGATGTCTTCCCCGATCAGCCATTGTTCCAGGTCTGTCAGGGCACGAGTGGAGTAACTGCTGCCCCGTAATTTTTTGGGGGTCTTGGCGGGTAGCGGCGGAAAGATGCCGAAGTTGACGTTCATGGGTTGGAAGGTCTTTTTGTCGGCCCGGGTGATGTAGTTTACGAGCGCGCCGATGGCCGTGGTCTCCGGTGGTGGTGGTAGAATCCTTCCCGACAAGTGGGCGTGGGCGCTCAGGCCGGCCAAGAGGCCCATCGCCGACGATTCAACGTAGCCTTCCACGCCCGTTATCTGTCCGGCGAAGAAAATCCCGGAGTTGCCATGCAGTTGCAGCGTCTTTGCCAAGAGCGCAGGCGAATTGATGAACGTGTTGCGGTGGATGCTGCCGTAGCGGACAAATTCCGCCTCGGCCAGCCCCGGAATCGTCCGGAAGATCCGCCGCTGCTCGGGCCAGGTCAATTTCGTCTGGAATCCCACCATGTTATACAGCGTAGCCGCCAAGTTTTCCCGGCGGAGCTGGACCACGGCATAGGGCTGTCGGCCAGTATGGGGATTGATCAGTCCAACGGGCTTCATGGGCCCGAAGGTTAGCGTTGAAAGTCCTCTTTTCGCCATTACTTCAATGGGCATGCAACCCTCAAAAAACTTCAGTTCCTCACAGGTCTGGAGCGGCACCTCGTCGCCCTCGCTCAGCATTTGCCAGAAATGTTCATATTCATCTTTTTCCATTGGGCAATTCAGGTAATCTCCTTCACCAGCCTCGTAGCGGGAAGCGCGGAACACCTTGTCATAATTGATGGATTCGCCGTCAATGATGGGTGAAATGGCGTCATAGAAATAGAGATCTGCGCTTCCCGTCCACTCGGCAAGATGTCGGGCCAGATCCGGTGAGGTGAGGGGACCCGTGGCGATAATGACGGGTCGTTCGGGGGGCAGTTCCCGTACCTCGCCACGGATAATCTCCAATGCCCCGTGGCTCAGGAGCTTTTCTTCGATATAGCGGGAAAATTCTAACCGGTCCACGGCGAGCGCGCTGCCGGCGGGTACGGCGGTGGCGTCTGCCGCGGCGATGATCAGCGATCCCAGGCGCCGCATCTCTTCCTTGAGGAGCCCGACAGCATTATCCAGGCTGTTGGAACGTAGCGAATTACTGCATACCAGCTCGGCCAGGTGCGGCGATTTATGGGCCGGAGAGAAAGACCGGGGCTTCATCTCGTAAAGGACGACGCGTTGCCCCCTCTGCAGCAGCTGCCAGGCCGCTTCACACCCGGCCAGGCCGCCGCCGATAATGATCGTAGCAGTAATGATTTTATGCCCCGGCTTTGATCTTCATGATATTCTTGCATTCGGGATAGCCGGAGCAGCCCAGGAAAGGGCCGAATCGCCCGCGTTTAGTCGCCATGGGGCGGCCGCATTTGTCGCAGATGGTATCCGTCAGCTCCGGGGGTTGAGGCTGGGCGGATCCGGCCGCTCCCTTGCCTGTCTTGACAATGTTCTTACATTCCGGGTAGCCCGAGCAGCCGAGGAAGGTCCCGAAACGGCCCCTCTTGACGGCCATCGGTTTCCCGCATTTCTCGCAGACGACGTCGCTCTGGGTTCCCCCTGCCGGGGCGGCGACCGGTTCCCCATCCGGGCCGACGTTGATCGTATGCTTGCATTCCGGGTAACCGGTGCAGCCGAGGAACGGACCGAAGCGGCCCTGGCGGGCGGACATTGGCTTGCCACAGAGGGGGCAGGGGATATTCGGACCATTTTCCCCGCCGTTTGCCGTGCGATCTTCAAAGACAAATTCTACCTTCCATTCGTCATTGAGGCGGAGTCCGGCGGAGAAGTGCTTGCGAGTCTTGAACGAGAAGAAGCCATCCAGCGGCCCGATCTCCTGCTTATCCATCAGTTCAATGGCCTCATCTTTGGTGATCAGGCGCTGGCTCATGGTCTTGTAGAGCTTGAAATCGCAGCCGGTGCATTCATAGGCCTTGAGTTTCTCCCGTAATGTAACGCCACACTTCGGGCACTTTCCAAAAGGTTCACTGTTCTCGAATCCGGTATCCATATCAAATCCCCTCGCTTTTTCCACGATCTGGGCGGTAAACCGCATAATGTCCCGCATGAAGTCAGGACGGGAAAGCTTGCTTTTCTCCATCATCAGCAGCTTGTTTTCCCACTCGCCGGTCAGGGTGGGAGAGACGAGTTCCTGTACCGGAATGGCCAGCAGCAGGCGGATCAGGTTCATCGCCTTTGATGTGGGCACAAGATCCCTGCGGTCGCGTGTCACATAGTGAGCGCTGATCAGCTTCTCAATCGTTTCAGCCCGCGTGGCCGGCGTGCCCAGGCCCCGCTCCTTCATGGCTTCGGCCAATGTCTCGTCGTCCAGCAGCTTTCCTGCCGTCTCCATGGCAGCCAGCAGCGTGGCGTCGTTGTAGCGCGGCGGCGGATTGGTACGGCATTCGTCCAGCTCCACCTTGCGTGTCAATATGCCTTCACTGTCTACGAGGGCGGGCAGGTGGCTGGCGATACCGACATCGGTCTCCGGTTCCTCCTCCTTTCCGAACGCCTCGCGCCAGCCGGCCTTCGCCAGCACCCTCGCGGTGGTGCGGAAGGTATCTTTGCCGACGCGGGTGGTTCTTTCCACGATTTTCCATACGGCCGAGTCCATGAAGGCGGCCAGAAATCGGCGCACGACCAGGTCGTAAACCTTCTGTTCCACGGCGGTGAGCCCTTTGGGCGTTTCGCCGGTGGGGATGATCGCAAAGTGGTCAGAGATCCGGGTGTTGTCGAATATCCGTTTCGCCATCTGCGCCCGGGAAGGATCGCCGATGCGCTGGGCGAGCGGGGCGTACAGTCCGTCCAGAGAACCCAGTGTCCGGCTCACTTCGGCGGGGTAATCTTCTGGCAGGCATTTGCTGTCGGTGCGCGGATAGGTGAGCACCTTGTGCTTCTCGTAGAGGGACTGGGCCGCGGAAAGGGTGGAGCGCGCAGAAAGTCCGAAGCGCCGGTTCGATTCGCGCTGCAGGGTGGTGAGGTCAAAGAGGGTAGGGGGGGCTTCCCGGGTTTCCTTTGCCTTATCGGTCGCCACCGCCGACTTACCCGCACAACGCGCCACAATCTCGTCCGCCGTAGTTTTGGACCAGATTCTGTCGGCCCGGTCGTCTGGATCGTTGGGCTTCTTCTTGAAGTGTTCCCGAATCCAGATCCCTTCGTAGGTGTCTCCCGATACCTCAAATATACCCCTGACAATCCAGTAATCACGGGATACGAAGGCCTGGATCGCTTTTTCCCGCTCCACCAGCAGGGCCAGGGTAGGAGTCTGGACACGGCCCAGATTTGCGGTTTCCTTGACGTTTCTTCCGAACAGGCGGATGGTGAAGGCGCGCGTGGCGTTGATGCCGACCAGCCAGTCCGCTTCCGAGCGGCACACGGCAGCGTCGGCGAGTCCGGCCTTCCTGTCACCCGGCAGCAGATGCGAGAAACCTTCCCGGATCGAGGCGGGCGTCATGGATTGCAGCCACAGGCGCTCGGTGTTTTTGTTGATCCCCAGGTACTTCATGATGTAGGTGAAGATGAGTTCGCCTTCGCGCCCCGCGTCGCAGGCATTCACGATCCCGACGATCTCCTTGCGCTTTGCCTCCCGCTTGATGATGTCGAGCAATTCGGAGCCACCCTCGGGGGGCGTTTCTGCCTGGTCTTTCTTCTTGCTGAAGCGGCCCTTGGGACCGTCGCTTCTGGACGGCTTTAACTGAAAGGTTTCAGGCAGGATGGGGAGGGTTTCGAGCCTCCAGAACCCGTACTTTTTCTTGTCCAGATCCTCGGGCATGCAAAGTTCCACGAGGTGGCCCGCGGCGGAGCAGACGATCATGTCATCCCGGTCAAAGACCTTGCCGCGCGCCTTGAAGCCTCCCAGGGCTTTGGCTATGTCGCGGGCGACGGATGGTTTTTCGGTTATGACAAGCTTCTTGGCCATTGGCAGTTTTCTCACTCCTTGCGGACAAATTGTTTTCCCGGCAACTGACGGATGAACCCCTTCAGCTCCAGTAATAACAGGGTATTTAAGATTTCGCCGGCTTTTCCCCCGGTCAGGGCGATGAGCTGGTCAACATTAACGGGGTCAGCCGATACGTGTTTAAGCAGTTTGCCTTCCTCATTCGTCAGTGCTTCCTGACGGGATGCTGATGGCTTTTCTGCGACAGGGTCATCAGCACTGACCTTGGGTTTATCAACTTTTGCGGGGGAAGGGGGCGCTAATTTGCTCCTGATCTGGGGCAGGATTTCTTCCAGAATGTCGTCGGCGCCCTCGATCAATTTGGCGCCTTCTTTGATCAATTTATTCGTACCTTTTGACCCGTCGGCATCTATGCTGCCTGGTATGGCAAACACTTCCCGCCCCTGTTCGAGGGCCAGCCGGGCGGTTATCAGGGAACCGCTTCTATAACTGGCCTCTACCACTACTACCCCGAGCGATAGCCCGCTGATGATCCTGTTGCGGGCGGGGAAATTAGTTCCCTGGGGCGGCGTGCCGAAGGGAAATTCCGTAATGATGGCGCCCTGCTGGGGGATTATTTCAAAAAGCGCCTTGTTTTCGGGAGGGTAGACGATATCCAGGCCGCAGCCCAAAACGGCGATCGTTCGCCCTTTAGCCGCCAGGCTGCCCTGATGAGCGGCCGTGTCAATACCCCGGGCCAGACCGCTGACAATGGTAATACCCTTCATGACCAGCTCCCGGCAGAGCCGTTCCGTGGAGAATCTGCCGTAGGTGCTGGCCATCCGGGAACCGACGACGGCAATGCAGATATCGTCTTCCCGGAGGGTTCCCTTGACGTAGAGAAATGGCGGAAAATCATAAATATTAAGAAGGTTATGAGGATAAAGACTATCCCGGCAGGTAATGATTGCAACGTACCGCTCCCGGGCTAAGGCCAGCTCCCGTTCCACCTCGGCCCATTTATGAAAGGCCTTGATCTGGGTTGCCACCTTCGGGCCGATGCCCGGAGTCGCCTGAAGCCTTGCGGTCGGGGCCTGGAAGACTTCTTCCGGGGAACCGCAGGCGTCCAGCAGGGCGATGAAACCCACGTTGCCGAGGCCTGGAACCCATTTCAGGGCCAGCCAGTATTTCAATTCATCATCGGTCATTTAAGAGCTCGCTGCTTGCCTGCCGGTTAAAGAGTGCGCAAAATATAACTTATAGTTGGAGGGTGTCAAGTTATTTCACCTTAAAAGGCGTTGCGTTATTTTTCTCTTTGCGTTAGTTAGCTGCATAATTTTCCAAAAAGAGGATGTACATGTTAAGGATTTATTATCACCGAACCATCATGGCCATAGTTTTTTTTCTTTCCTTACCGATCCTGATGTACGCTGCCGGCGGCGCCGGATTAAGCAGCGGGAATAACGGCAGGCAGGAATTTATTAAAATATCCCAGGCGGCGACAAAGGAGGATGCGCCCCGGCCGGCCTTATCCGTTACCCCACGCGAAGTTGATTTTGGCGATGTTGGTCCGGAAAATGTTGCTAATACATTAATTTATATGAAGAATATGGGGGGAGGGAGCGCTGCCTGGTCCATCGAGGGTCCGGAAGGATGGGAGCCGGCGGAAAATGAAAAACTGACCGGCAACCTGACGGCCGAACCGGAATATCTGCGCCTGTCCATCAGATCCGTCAAAAGCTTGCCTGCGGAAAGTGTTCAGATAACAAAACAAAAATATCATAATATTCAGTTAACCGTTGAAGCGAGCGGAAAAACTGTTATTTTCCGTAAGGATTTACCGGTGGGTTCTTACCGTGAGCAGCTTGAGATCACGTCTTTGGGCGGAACGAGAACGATTTTCTTTAATTTCAAAGTGACGGACGCGAAATCTGAGCCGCAACTGTCCGTGGACCCTCCGCACCTTGATTTCGGAATTATCTATCCTGGAAAACAGGCAGCCCGGCAAATCAGGATATCCAATAAAGGCCGTGAAACCGTTAAATGGCGCATCGTTATCCCCCGGCCGGGTGATGAGAAGTATAATCTGTTGCCCCTCAAAGGCAGATATGTATCCTTTTTGAGTGACGATATTAAAGGCGCCTCCAGCTACGTTCCCAACAGCCATTTGAAGGAGACGCTGGACATATCCGGTAAATGGATTGAACAAGAAGGATATCCTTCTGCTTTTGGAATCAATAATCTGATCAAATATCGTTTTTCCGGCACGGGTATCAGCCTCTATCTCTGGCACGGTCCTGATGGAGGAAAGCTGGCCGCCTATATGGACGATCAACTTATCCGCGTTTACGACGGCAGCGCCACCGAGCGAGGCCGGGAGGAGCTGACGATAGCAGATGGCTTGCCTGATGGTCCGCATGTGTTGACACTTGTGAATGGCGAAGGCCGCACGACTATCGAGGGTGTCAGTATCTACGGTAAGGAATTGATGAGGGGAAATCCCGGCTGGATTACGATTAATCCGGATTCCGGCACTACTACCAGAGAGACGGACTATGCTAATATTCGTATGGATGCGCAGCAGTTATCACCGGGTTTCTACTGGGAGCAAATCGTTATCGCCTCCAACCGCGGCGATATTACCCTGGAGGCGATGGTCGAGATAAGGCCCGATCAGACGGCGAAGATTGTTGATGTTTACCGCTATGTGAGGAACCACAATTACCTCTATACGACCAATCCCCAAGCCGAGGCGAACCGGATACAGAGTGGCGGCTATAGAAAGGAGGGGATCGCCTTTCGCCTTTTTGCCGCCGGCACGCCCGGTACAACGGAGTTTAACCGTTGGTATAACAGCAAAAAAGATGACCACTTCTACTCTTATGCTACTAACGGTGGCGGCAAATCTGTCAAGGATTACGTCCTGGAAGGCAGCATCGGCAATATTGGAACCTCGAAGCTGAGCAATACG
Above is a window of Deltaproteobacteria bacterium DNA encoding:
- a CDS encoding rhomboid family intramembrane serine protease, with the protein product MASRERTSLLCPNCRKLISADEPACPYCGLSKPGARNILYGGLNNLSIDITKIIIYLNAGFFILSLLLSAANIGLSANPFTLLSPSQEGLFILGGTGTIPIAGFGRWWTLISASFLHGSLMHIFFNMIALVQLGPFVVQEYGLNRFVIIYTVTGVTGFLLSFLAGVPFTIGASACICGLIGAILYYGKSRGGFYGEGIYRQAMGWVVGLVIYGLLFSGINNWAHGGGLASGILFAWWLGYVEERRETILHKALAKGCLVLTGLVLLYVVFQTAYVYLF
- a CDS encoding TraB/GumN family protein, whose translation is MTHNETLQDGKGISASDSSSGGLSSGLSSVVGSKDEQHAQRLIHNGKEIILVGTAHISKESADLVERIIARENPDTVCVELCPARLEALQQKDKWQEMDIVRVIREKRASLLLFQLLLASIQKKMAKKFLVNPGEDMLRAIVTAKKYHAEIVPVDRDIRISLLRTWRSMGFISKVKLLPEMLLSLFITEDITAEQVEQMKQHDTLELAMRALADKLPSIKTILIDERDQYLAYAIGQAPGPKIVAVIGAGHVKGVIENIGKDINIIPLLTIPPASIWGGIIVWFVPLFIIGLFVAGLFLSGIRASMNMIMGWSAVTAAFSGLGALILLAHPLTIMASAFAAPFTTLHPLIAAGWVAGITEATIRKPKVADFLALAEDITSIRGFFSNKITRILLLVAVVNLTTSIGTFVAIPVIMRFF
- the rlmD gene encoding 23S rRNA (uracil(1939)-C(5))-methyltransferase RlmD, whose amino-acid sequence is MQAGEVINIRIEDVAFGGSGVGRVQGMAVFVPFTVTHDEVTVEITSVRKKFALAEVRRILQPSEYRVAPACRYFGRCGGCQFQHIACEQQLAIKEKQVRDIFARLGKFPSPPVLGIIPSPGRLHYRGKADYHVRTGKDGRLLSLGFMQGASDSVLDIERCEIVAESINQSCQTFRAALLAEGGKYRRDRQTIWSSGEEGKIIAVPDDDAMPPLITRIVRGKRLVVPYGGFFQINTSLLDVLVEQVLKLADLTGRETVLDAYCGVGLFSLFLAPSAKNITGIEIVGPAIQCARENLQEAGCGNALFLRGDVGEVMKQKFTKRGRQADVVILDPPRSGCDRQVLDAVRKTAAKKVIYISCNPTTQARDLRYLVEAGFSLECLQPLDMFPQTGHIEVIGLLTAR
- the trmFO gene encoding methylenetetrahydrofolate--tRNA-(uracil(54)-C(5))-methyltransferase (FADH(2)-oxidizing) TrmFO; the protein is MTATIIIGGGLAGCEAAWQLLQRGQRVVLYEMKPRSFSPAHKSPHLAELVCSNSLRSNSLDNAVGLLKEEMRRLGSLIIAAADATAVPAGSALAVDRLEFSRYIEEKLLSHGALEIIRGEVRELPPERPVIIATGPLTSPDLARHLAEWTGSADLYFYDAISPIIDGESINYDKVFRASRYEAGEGDYLNCPMEKDEYEHFWQMLSEGDEVPLQTCEELKFFEGCMPIEVMAKRGLSTLTFGPMKPVGLINPHTGRQPYAVVQLRRENLAATLYNMVGFQTKLTWPEQRRIFRTIPGLAEAEFVRYGSIHRNTFINSPALLAKTLQLHGNSGIFFAGQITGVEGYVESSAMGLLAGLSAHAHLSGRILPPPPETTAIGALVNYITRADKKTFQPMNVNFGIFPPLPAKTPKKLRGSSYSTRALTDLEQWLIGEDIKSPSIPLC
- the topB gene encoding DNA topoisomerase III translates to MAKKLVITEKPSVARDIAKALGGFKARGKVFDRDDMIVCSAAGHLVELCMPEDLDKKKYGFWRLETLPILPETFQLKPSRSDGPKGRFSKKKDQAETPPEGGSELLDIIKREAKRKEIVGIVNACDAGREGELIFTYIMKYLGINKNTERLWLQSMTPASIREGFSHLLPGDRKAGLADAAVCRSEADWLVGINATRAFTIRLFGRNVKETANLGRVQTPTLALLVEREKAIQAFVSRDYWIVRGIFEVSGDTYEGIWIREHFKKKPNDPDDRADRIWSKTTADEIVARCAGKSAVATDKAKETREAPPTLFDLTTLQRESNRRFGLSARSTLSAAQSLYEKHKVLTYPRTDSKCLPEDYPAEVSRTLGSLDGLYAPLAQRIGDPSRAQMAKRIFDNTRISDHFAIIPTGETPKGLTAVEQKVYDLVVRRFLAAFMDSAVWKIVERTTRVGKDTFRTTARVLAKAGWREAFGKEEEPETDVGIASHLPALVDSEGILTRKVELDECRTNPPPRYNDATLLAAMETAGKLLDDETLAEAMKERGLGTPATRAETIEKLISAHYVTRDRRDLVPTSKAMNLIRLLLAIPVQELVSPTLTGEWENKLLMMEKSKLSRPDFMRDIMRFTAQIVEKARGFDMDTGFENSEPFGKCPKCGVTLREKLKAYECTGCDFKLYKTMSQRLITKDEAIELMDKQEIGPLDGFFSFKTRKHFSAGLRLNDEWKVEFVFEDRTANGGENGPNIPCPLCGKPMSARQGRFGPFLGCTGYPECKHTINVGPDGEPVAAPAGGTQSDVVCEKCGKPMAVKRGRFGTFLGCSGYPECKNIVKTGKGAAGSAQPQPPELTDTICDKCGRPMATKRGRFGPFLGCSGYPECKNIMKIKAGA
- the dprA gene encoding DNA-processing protein DprA, encoding MTDDELKYWLALKWVPGLGNVGFIALLDACGSPEEVFQAPTARLQATPGIGPKVATQIKAFHKWAEVERELALARERYVAIITCRDSLYPHNLLNIYDFPPFLYVKGTLREDDICIAVVGSRMASTYGRFSTERLCRELVMKGITIVSGLARGIDTAAHQGSLAAKGRTIAVLGCGLDIVYPPENKALFEIIPQQGAIITEFPFGTPPQGTNFPARNRIISGLSLGVVVVEASYRSGSLITARLALEQGREVFAIPGSIDADGSKGTNKLIKEGAKLIEGADDILEEILPQIRSKLAPPSPAKVDKPKVSADDPVAEKPSASRQEALTNEEGKLLKHVSADPVNVDQLIALTGGKAGEILNTLLLLELKGFIRQLPGKQFVRKE